In the Bacillus amyloliquefaciens DSM 7 = ATCC 23350 genome, AAAAACATCATGCCTGAAATGGCTGAAACTATATTTTCCTCATAAAAACACCCGGCAAAACCGTAAAATGGTTTGCCGGGTATCCGAAGAGCTGTCAGATAAGCCGCTTTCTCATTTCTGAAATAAAATATAAGGATCCGGTAATGATGATGACATCATCCGTTCCGTCTTTTTGCTTAATCCATTCTGTCACACTGTCCGGGTTTTCATCGAAGCTTTTGTTCGCAAGACTGCTTGCATTGTAAAGGTCTTTTGCGCTTGAAGCACGCGGAAAATCAAATGATACAAAATGAATGGAGTCTGCTTCGGTTTCAAGCTTTTTAATCATTTCCTGATACGGTTTGTCTTTTAATGCGCTGAATACGACATGGATGTTTTTATCAGCAAAGCGCTGCCTGATCGTTTCTGTCAGCGTTTCAACGCCCTCTTCGTTATGCGCACCGTCTGCAAATACTAAAGGGCGGCTTTGAAGCCGTTCAAATCGGCCCGGCCACGAAGCCTTTTTCAGACCGTTTCGCAATGCTTCTTCAGAAATGGCGGCGACTGTCAGGCGATTCAGCCATTCAGCGGCCAATATCGCCAATGCCGCATTCTGCCTCTGATGAATGCCGATCAGCGACGTTTGAATGTTATCATAGCAGTTCGTTTCCGTTTCCAGCGAAAAGCTTTCACCGTACGGAAGCGCCGCTTCATTAAAAAGTCTGCACGTTTTATATAGCGGCTGGCACGGAGCCTGCTTCTTTTCGGCTTCCGCTTCAATAACGCCGAGTGCTTCCGGCTGATTGACGCCCGTTATGACAGGAATGGCTTTTTTGATAATACCGGCTTTCTGCCCGGCGATCTCCTCGATGGTATTGCCTAAAATCGCCATATGATCATGCCCGATACTTGTAATGACCGACAAGAGCGGTTTCACTATATTGGTTGAATCAAATGTGCCGCCCAGCCCCGCTTCAAAAATGACAAAATCGATATCATCCCGCTTCGCAAAATATAAAAATGCACACGCTGTAATGATTTCAAATTCTGTCACCGTTCCGGCATCGGTCTTATCGAGCTCATCGACTATCGGTTTTATTTCATTAACGAGCGCTCTCCATTCCTCATCAGAAATCGGCGTGCCGTTAACGCTGATACGCTCATTGAACGTAATGATGTAAGGAGATGTGAATGTGCCGACCGTATAACCGGCTTCCTGAAGCACGGATCGGATAAAAGAGACGGTTGATCCTTTACCGTTTGTGCCCGCCACATGAATGGCGCGGATGTTCTTTTCCGGGTGTTCCAATTTTTCCATCAGCCTTTCCATACGGAGAAGGCCCGGCTTAACGCCGAACTTGAGTCTGCCGTGAATCCAGCTGATCGCTTCTTTGTACGTCTTAAACAATGAAATCCCCTCTTTTATACGACAAGGCGGTTTCTTAGGAAACCGCCCCGCTGGTTTATCAGCCTTTCAGCTCTGCAATCCGCTGCCGGACAGCTTCGCGTTTCGCCGTGTAGTCTTTCTCTTTTGCGCGTTCTTCTTCAATGACATGCTCAGGAGCTTTTTTAATGAATCCTTCGTTGCCGAGTTTTTTCTGAACGCGTTCGACTTCTTTTGTCAGCTTGTCGAATTCTTTTTGCAGACGGGCGATTTCCTCATCAATGTTAATCAGCCCTTCAAGCGGCAGAATGACTTCCGCTCCGGTAACGACTGCTGTCATCGCTTTGTCTGCCGCAGTGATATCCGTCCCGATTTTCAGCGTGCTCGGATTCGTGAAACGCTCAACGTAAGAACGGTTCTTCTCAAGGCGGCCGGCAATGTCTTCCGTAGATGTTTTAATGTAAAGCTCAACCTGCTTGC is a window encoding:
- a CDS encoding bifunctional folylpolyglutamate synthase/dihydrofolate synthase; amino-acid sequence: MFKTYKEAISWIHGRLKFGVKPGLLRMERLMEKLEHPEKNIRAIHVAGTNGKGSTVSFIRSVLQEAGYTVGTFTSPYIITFNERISVNGTPISDEEWRALVNEIKPIVDELDKTDAGTVTEFEIITACAFLYFAKRDDIDFVIFEAGLGGTFDSTNIVKPLLSVITSIGHDHMAILGNTIEEIAGQKAGIIKKAIPVITGVNQPEALGVIEAEAEKKQAPCQPLYKTCRLFNEAALPYGESFSLETETNCYDNIQTSLIGIHQRQNAALAILAAEWLNRLTVAAISEEALRNGLKKASWPGRFERLQSRPLVFADGAHNEEGVETLTETIRQRFADKNIHVVFSALKDKPYQEMIKKLETEADSIHFVSFDFPRASSAKDLYNASSLANKSFDENPDSVTEWIKQKDGTDDVIIITGSLYFISEMRKRLI